CCCCCGTCTCCAGGTCGGCGAGCAGGTCGGCCGTGGCGACGCCGTCCACGGGTTCGGTGTCGGTCGCCGCCAGCTCCTCGGGCGTCGCCTCGCCGATGGTCACGTCCTCGCGACTGACCTCGATGTCTTCGAGCGCCTCGACGTCGCTGTGGAACCCCGGACTGCGCTCGGGGTCGAGCTAGGGGTCGGGGTCGGCCTCGACCTGTCTCTCGTACCGGTCGTCGTCACTCGGGCACCCGTCGGTCATCGTCCGGCCTCCCGCGTGACGAGGACGGCGACGCCGAGCGCGAACGGAACCGCCCGCGGGAGCGACGCCGGAACGCCGGCCAGCGCGACGAGTACGATGCCGGCCAGCAGCGTCCAGCGACGGGTCCTGGCTGCGGCGCTCGCGGCCGTCACGGCCCCGGCGACGGCGAGCGCAACGAAGGGGAGGCCCGCGCCGACCACGCCGCCGCCGACCAGCGTGACCGCACCGGTGACGAACGGCACCGACAGGCCCACGACGAGGACCACGACGAACGCCAGCGCCCCGCCGAGGAGTGACTCGGCGTCGGTCGCCGCGAACAGGGGCGTGAGCGCGACGCCACCCAGCGCGAACGTCGACGCGAGCGGTCTGAGCGCCGTCCAGTCGCCGACGCCGCTCGCGAGCGCGAGTCCGAGCGCGGCGACGAGGACGGTGGTGGCGAGGCCACGTGCCCGGCAAAGGCTTCGTCGGCTTGCGAGTGCGACGGTTCCGGTACCTGCGGCCACCGCCACCGCGGCGGGCATGGCCGCCCCCCGTGAGACGAGTGCGAGACCGCCGAACACCCCGACGAACAGGAGTCCGACGCCGGCCGCCGGGTCGGAACGGGTCACCCCGATACTGACCGCACCCAGCGCGGCCAGCACCATCGCCATGGCCGCGAGCGGGCCGGGCGCGACCCCGACCGCCTGGCCACCCACTGCGACGCCGCCCGGGAGGGTCAGCGGCGCGTTCACCGCCAGGCGAGCGACGAAACTCGCCGTGAGCGCGACGGCGGCGAATCCGCTGCCGGCGACCGTCGCCGCGCGACGCGACCGATCGTCGACCGGGGGCGCCCACCGCCGCGCGACCGACGGGACGCTCATCGCTGCCCCTCCAGGCGCTCGGCCAGATCGTTCCGGTCGGCGCGGACGACGGCCTCAAGGAGCTGGCCCAGCGGGCCGTAGATGCCGGTTCCGGGTTCCTCAGAGAGCCGGTCGTTGACGCCGGTCGCGGCGTGGCCGAGGTGGCGGTCGTGGAAGTCGAGCCGTGCTGCTGCGGCGTCCGGTCCGACGGCGGCCTCGCGCCGGGCCAGGTAGCCCGCGAACTCCAGTTCGTAACTGAGCGCGTCGTGGTTGTCCCGGTTCCCCTGGTCGATCTCGAGGCCGTAGTACTGGTAGGCCCGCGAGAGGTCGAGATTCACGTCGTTCCAGGACGTCCCGGGGCGGTACTTCGACTCGTATAGCGGCACCGGCGGGCCCGACGCGTCGAGCGAGCCGTCGGTCCGGTCGGTGTACTCGCTGTACCCCAGCTGGAAGACGTCGTTGTAGCGGGCCGCGAGCTGCTCGTAGTCGTCGTCGGTGGTCAGCGGCGGCACCTCGAACGCGAACGGCGTCCGGTCGAGACACGCCCGGACGTCGGCGTCCAGCGACCCGTTCCGGGCGACCTCGTGGAAGGACTCGTCCGGGTGTTCGAACGCTCTCGCGAGCACTCTGAAGAGGGTCCCGCGAGCCGTCGCGTCCGCATCGATGGCGGCCTCCGAATCGTCTGCCGTCGACCCCATCACTGCATCCCCCCTCGGGCGCGGGCGACGCCGAAGGCCGTCACGGCGACGACGGCGACGACGGCGACGCCGGCGACCGACCACAGGAGCGCCTCGAAGGGGGGTCCCGCGGACCGGGACTCGGACGGGAAGTAGTGCCACTCGCTGACGGACTTCTGCCCCGCCCGCTCGGCGTTCGAGCCGTTCCAGACCGCGAAGGCCACGTCGAGGTCCCCCTCGGTCTCGAGCGTGGTCCGGTTCTCGCCGGCAGCCTCCAGGTCACGGACGTAGACGACCGTCCAGGTAGCGTTCGCGCCGCTCCCGTGGTAGGTCGCGTTCGCGCTTACGGCCGGGTCGGGGAACGCCGTCGTCGACCCCGGCCCGCCGGCGAGCAGTTCCTGGGTCCCCGTATCGCTGCTCCAGTACCAGACGTTGACCATGTTCCGCTGCCCGCCCATCGCTATCGGTGGCCGGGCGCTGGTGTTGACCGGGAACTGCACGGCGACGGCGTCGTTGAACCGCCGCATCGAGTCGGCGCCGACGTCCCGCGTCGCGTCGTGCCACTGGAGGCGGACGAAGAGCCGCTCGTCGCTCCGGGCCGCCTGCACGTGGACCGTCTCGACGGTCGTGTCGTCTGCGTTCGGGACGCTACTGGGGGCGCTGCCGAGCGCCACGTCCGAACTCGGGACGCCGTCCCAGCCGTCGGCGGTGGGGCTGGCGAGACCCGATCCCTGGACCTCGCTGAAGGGTATCTCGTGGGCGGGTCGGGCGCTCGCGAACGGCGTCGCGACCGAGGTGAGCACCACGAGGGCCGCGATGCACACGACCGAGACCGTGACGCGGCTGGGCCGCCCCTCACCCATCGTCGAACACCTCGAGCCGGTACTGTTTCGCCGGGTTCTTGTCCTGGAGAATCTCCATCAGTTCGCTCTCGCCGCCCCGTTCGATTCGCTGTCGATGGCGTTCGATGGTATCGAGCGCCTGGTCGATGCCCTCGCCGAACAGCTGCTCGAGGTACTGTCGGGGGATGCGGTCGACGTCCACCGTCTCCCCGTCCTCGGTGTGCTGTGGCGGCGCAAAGGGCGGGATGTAGTAGACGTTGGGCTGGGTCTGGAACTCCGGGTGGAGCGGGAGCGCCACCTCGTACTCCTCGACGAGTTTGTAGATGGGGCCCTGCTCGTCGTCGAGGAAGCCGACCAGTCGGAGCTGGGGCGGGCACTCCTCGGCACACGCCGGGGCGTAGGTCTGCCCGTCGGGCCCCTCGCCCTCGATGCGCGGGTAACAGAAGATGCACTTCTCGGATTTCTTCGAGACGGTGTTGTAGTACACCTTCTTGTACGGACAGCCCTCGACACAGTACCGGTAGCCCCGGCAGCGCTCCTGGTCGACCAGTACGATGCCGTCCTCCTCGCGCTTGTACAGCGCTGAGCGGGGGCAGGCCTCGACGCAGGAGGGGTGCGTACAGTGGTTGCAGATGCGCGGGAGATAGAAGTAGTAGGAGTTGGGGTACTCGCCGGCGCCCTCGTCCTCGTCCCAGTTGGGTCCCCACTCCGCGCCCTCGCGGGGCCGCAGCGGTTCGTCGCTGCCCTCGTACATGATTTCGCTGTGATTGAACTCCCAGGCGCGGCCGTAGTCCTCCTGGTCGGGAATCTCGCCGGGCTGACGTTCCGAGTGCTCGCCGGACTGCCACCCGCCGCCGGAGTCTTCCCACCCTCGCGGGTACCCCGCACCGGGTTTGGTCTCGACGTTGTTCCAGTACATGTACTCGCTGCCGCCGTCCTCCGTCCAGAGAGTCTTACAGGCGATAGTGCAGGTCTGACAGCCGATACACTTGTTGAGGTCCATCACCATCGCGACC
The DNA window shown above is from Haloarcula halobia and carries:
- a CDS encoding 4Fe-4S dicluster domain-containing protein, with product MSTDQQDDSDTQIDVAEGIDHQVAMVMDLNKCIGCQTCTIACKTLWTEDGGSEYMYWNNVETKPGAGYPRGWEDSGGGWQSGEHSERQPGEIPDQEDYGRAWEFNHSEIMYEGSDEPLRPREGAEWGPNWDEDEGAGEYPNSYYFYLPRICNHCTHPSCVEACPRSALYKREEDGIVLVDQERCRGYRYCVEGCPYKKVYYNTVSKKSEKCIFCYPRIEGEGPDGQTYAPACAEECPPQLRLVGFLDDEQGPIYKLVEEYEVALPLHPEFQTQPNVYYIPPFAPPQHTEDGETVDVDRIPRQYLEQLFGEGIDQALDTIERHRQRIERGGESELMEILQDKNPAKQYRLEVFDDG
- a CDS encoding molecular chaperone TorD family protein, whose translation is MGSTADDSEAAIDADATARGTLFRVLARAFEHPDESFHEVARNGSLDADVRACLDRTPFAFEVPPLTTDDDYEQLAARYNDVFQLGYSEYTDRTDGSLDASGPPVPLYESKYRPGTSWNDVNLDLSRAYQYYGLEIDQGNRDNHDALSYELEFAGYLARREAAVGPDAAAARLDFHDRHLGHAATGVNDRLSEEPGTGIYGPLGQLLEAVVRADRNDLAERLEGQR
- a CDS encoding ethylbenzene dehydrogenase-related protein, producing the protein MGEGRPSRVTVSVVCIAALVVLTSVATPFASARPAHEIPFSEVQGSGLASPTADGWDGVPSSDVALGSAPSSVPNADDTTVETVHVQAARSDERLFVRLQWHDATRDVGADSMRRFNDAVAVQFPVNTSARPPIAMGGQRNMVNVWYWSSDTGTQELLAGGPGSTTAFPDPAVSANATYHGSGANATWTVVYVRDLEAAGENRTTLETEGDLDVAFAVWNGSNAERAGQKSVSEWHYFPSESRSAGPPFEALLWSVAGVAVVAVVAVTAFGVARARGGMQ
- a CDS encoding phosphate ABC transporter permease; protein product: MSVPSVARRWAPPVDDRSRRAATVAGSGFAAVALTASFVARLAVNAPLTLPGGVAVGGQAVGVAPGPLAAMAMVLAALGAVSIGVTRSDPAAGVGLLFVGVFGGLALVSRGAAMPAAVAVAAGTGTVALASRRSLCRARGLATTVLVAALGLALASGVGDWTALRPLASTFALGGVALTPLFAATDAESLLGGALAFVVVLVVGLSVPFVTGAVTLVGGGVVGAGLPFVALAVAGAVTAASAAARTRRWTLLAGIVLVALAGVPASLPRAVPFALGVAVLVTREAGR